ACAAAAACAATCAATACATAAAAACCGATTTTTTTTATTTTTTTCATAACTAAAAACTTATTTAATTAAATAACACTATTCAACCTGAATAAAAGTTTTTTGGGAAAAGCTTACTTTCCATTCATATAAAATAAACAATTGATAAACCAGAAATAAAAAGGCATTTAATTTCCATGACAGATATTTTAAATCATCACTCAAACTTAAAGTCAGATTTCCTACTAAATACAAAATCGTAGAACCTAACATAAAAAAAATCACAGCTATAGTAATGTAATAGTATGATTTATGTTCAGTAAGCATATTATAAAAATGTAATAACGCAACTGCTACTATTAACAAAGAGGCAATAGTTATTGCAAACAAGTTAAATTTCAAGAATTGCCTGTAATCAATAAAAAACTGAATGCTCAAAATGAATAAAGCACCATACAAACTACGCTTTACTATTCGTTTTTGAGATTCTAATTTTACAATGGATGCATAAAATAAACTTAACAAAATCATCTGCCCAACAACAAATATATTGATTACGAACAAATTATCAAATCTAAAATGATACATAAATTCCATCGTAATCTGCATTATAAAAGAAAAAAGCAAATAACATACAAAAAAAACATTAGCTTTTTCCTTACAAAAAAAGCTATAAGTGTATAAAATCAGATTAATTAGTAATAAAAAATAACCTGAATATATTAAAAAATCTATCATTAATATTGAATTCTGTATTTTTAAAAAGGAGGAGAAGGGCGTGTTCCATCATAAACAACCTCTTCAGCAGCTTTAGCACTACCCTGGTTTTCAGGAGGTCCATATACATCTATATATTTACCTGTTTCTTTGTCCAAATTTGCCCCAACAAAAAGTAATGTTTTTTCATTTTGATCATTAATACCTATATAAGCACGAACAGCATCAGTATTAAGCTGCAATACAATTTCTAAACTTTCCCTCGGTATCAAATAAGATTTTATCTTGCTGTTACTATCTTCAAGTGTAGTATCATTCTCGTATCTCTTTTCCCATTCTTTCGCAACTGCTAATGGAATCTGAATTGTTCCCGGAAATTTTTCTTCTGCCATAATTAATTTGTTTTTTGGTTAAGAGTTAATAATTATTAGCTAAGCTAATGAATTATTTTAAAAAATTAACATTCAAAAATAAAAAAGCCAACATCTAAACAGCAAAAAAACACTGTATAACAAACACTTACACCTAAGAAACACAAAAAACAGGTATAAATACGCATCTCTATTTTTTTATTATAATTTAATTTTGTTAAGAAACCATTTATAAAAATAAATTAACAATAGCCATTTAGAGATCTATTGACTTACATTATTAAAGAATGAAAAATGCAAGAAGACACAAAAGCACCTTTTGTAACATAAAAAGTAGCTTTCATGACATTTAATTACAAAAAAAATCTCTAACAAAATATTTTTGAATAGTTGGAAGACTTAATTCCATCAATGACTTACATCAAAAGGTCAAGATAAAAAGGGCAAAATAGATGTAATTTATTTTTAACTATATAACTAAAAACTATGTCAACAGAACCATTTATCGGAGAAATTAAAATTTTCGGATTCAACTTTGCACCTCGAGGTTATGCAACCTGTCAAGGTCAACTATTATCAATTGCTCAAAACTCTGCTCTTTTTTCTTTACTCGGAACTTATTATGGCGGAAACGGGCAAACCACATTCGCTTTGCCTGATTTACAAGGGCGTGTACCTATTGGACAAGGACAGGGACCTGGTCTTCCTTTGTATGATATTGGCCAAAAAGCAGGTACACCTACTGTCACATTATTAACATCTAATATTCCTGCACATGTTCACACATTAAATGCAGCTGTAGTTAAACTACAAGCCTCTTCAGGCAATGCTGACGAATCTGTACCAGAAGGTAATTTCCCTGCAACGACCACAACTCCTTGTTATTCTGGTAATGGAGCTACTCCAAATGTTTTTACAGGAGGTACAACTGTTTCCGGAACTACAGATATTACAGGAGGAAATATCCCCATATCAATTATGAGCCCTTATCTAGTTATAAATTATTCAATAGCTCTTCAAGGAATTTTTCCAAGTAGAAATTAAATTAACCCTTAAATAAACATCATATGTCTTACGAACCATTTATCGGAGAAATAAAAATATTTGGATTTAATTTTTTCCCTGTAGGTCATCAAACATGTCAGGGACAAATTATGAGTATTTCCCAAAACACTGCATTATTTGCACTCCTTGGAACAATTTATGGAGGAAACGGTCAGAATACATTTGCACTACCTGACTTACGAGGACGTGTTCCTATTGGTCAGGGACAAGGTGGCGGCCTTCCAAATTATATAATTGGGGAAGCAGCAGGTACGCCTACTGCTACTTTAGTTTTATCAAATTTACCACAACATATCCATACATTAAGTAATGTTAATGTAAAAATAAAAGCTTCATCAGAAAACGGTGATGAAAGTGTGCCAGAAGGCAATTTTCCTGCAACGACAACGACACCGACTTATTCTGGTAATGGAGCAACCCCAAATGTTTTTACAGGAGGAACAATAGTTAGTGGTTCAACAGATGTAACGGGGTCTAATATTCCTTTTAGTATAATGAATCCTTATCTGACTATTAACTATTGCATCGCAACAGAAGGAATTTTTCCAAGCAGAAATTAATTAAATTCTTAAAAGGAAATTTTCAATATGAAAATTTCCTTTTTTATTATTCAAAACTATATGCAAACAATAGGAATTTTATTAGCCAGATCAACTTATTATCAAACTATTAGTTTTGATCTTTATGAAGGATTGCGCTCAGGTTTGGAACAATTAGGAAGAAATGACATTCGGATCATTACTGAAAACATAGGTTTTGGTGCAGACAAACAACAATGCTATCGCAGTGCCGAAAAACTTTTACTTGAAGAAAATGCTTCTGTAGTTATCGCTTACATTGGACATCGGATGGCTCAATTACTGCGTCCTCTTTTTCTTGCCGCAAATAAAATATTAATAGTTTTAGATGCTGGAGCAAATCTACCTCATGAATGGCCAGCTTGCCCTAATATTTTTTATCATTCACTTCATAATGCCTTGGGAGCTTCTCTTGCTGCAAAAAAAGCTATAAATGATGGTTACAAATCTGCAGGCATGATCACTGGATATTATGATGGCGGTTATTTACATACCTATAGTATATCAAAAAGTTTTGAAGAAAATGGCGGAAAAATTTTTTTCAATCATGCAACAGGCTATAAGACTGAAGATTTTACGATAGAGCCCCTTAAGTATCATTTGAAACAATTTCCCGATTGTGCATTATTGAGTTTATTCAGTGGAGATTATGTACAATGGTATTTTGAAGGCATAAAAAAATCATTCACCGAACAAAATCTTCCTGTTTATTTACCTCCATTCGGTTTTGAAGAAATGACGCTGGCAGATGCTGAATATCCTGGTGACAATATAAAGGGTATTGCAGCATGGTCAAAAAATATAAAATCTGAGGAAAACAAAATATTCACAGATGCTATTACTTCTGCAGGAAGAACACCTAATTTGTTTTCATTATTAAGCTGGGAAAGTGCTGTTATTGCAGTAAAAATTTCAGATTTAATACAAGAAAGAAATACTATACAAAAAATAGCTGCTGAATTACATTCATTTACATTCGAAAGTCCAAGAGGAAGGATTTATTTTGACTCAAAAACCAATACTTCTATTTCTCCTCTATATAATGCAGTCCTAATTTCTAATGATAAAGGAAAATGTGAAATAAAATTAGAAAGTGCTGCAAATGATATATTTGAACATTTTGAAAAATTAACCAATCAAGATCTTAATAATTCAACATCTGCATGGTATAATAGCTATGCCTGTATTTAATTATGGAAGCGCAAAAAAGAATATTGGTACTATGTGGCGGTAAATTTGCTTTTAAAGCCCTCCAATTATTAGCATATGAAAAATTTATATGTGCTATAGGTATTGGCAAAGGAAACCAAACAATTATAGATGCTCTCGAAAAAGAATCAGAAGAAAATAATTTTGGTTTTAAATCTTTCCCTAATAAGCATAGTATTTCTGAAATGAAAAACTGGCTTGACAGTATAAAACCTGACTACATCTTTTCTATTTCATTTCCATTTTTGCTTACAAAAAACATTTTATCCTACGGGCAAAATAAATTTATCAATTTTCATCCGGGTCCTTTACCACAATATCGTGGACCTATGCCAATTTTCGAGGTCCTTAAAAACCAGGAAACAGAGACTGCTATTTGTGCCCATTTTATGAATAATAAATTTGATGAAGGAAATATCATCTTTAATGATCCTATTACCATTGAAACAGGTGATACTTATGGAAAACTAACCGTAAAATTAAGTGAGCATATGGCTAGAGTTACAATGAATATGGCAAATATGCTACAATTTGCTAATGATATTCCCAACGAGCCACAAAATGAAACACAGTCGCATTATTATGAAAAACCGGTTTTGTCAGATACTTATATTAATTGGAAACGAATGACAGCACATGAAATAATTTCATTGATAAATGCCTGCAATCCCTGGAATAATGGTGCAGATGCAACAATTATGGGAGAACAGATTAAAATAATTTCTGCTTATTTATTAAATGAACCTCATGAAAATCAGCCAGGAACAATAGTTTCTTTTACTGATACTTTGAATATAGCTTGTGAAGACAACAAACAAATTGCGATTGAAATACTTAGAACAGATCATGGTATAATAACAGCTTCACAATTCATGACACTAAACCCTCTCATGACAGGAATTCTTAATTAATTTTTACAAATAATATCTAATTAAAACTATGTAATCATGAAAAAAAACTTTACTTTAATTTTTATATTTCTCCTCTCTCTCTTTTGGATAGAAGGAAGTGCTCAGACACAAATTTGGAGTGATACTTTTGAAGATACGGGAGCTCCAAGCTCAGGAGTTCGAACTTCATCATACAATACAGGAGGACCATCAAGCCCCTATTCTTATTATTTTTTAAGAACAGATGGTACTAATATACAATTACAAGCTGCATCGGCTCCTGAAACAACTAATTCATATCAAAATAAAGAAGGCACAAAGTTTTGGGCTGGAGAAGATATAGACAAAGTTGGTACCGGAGTTAATAATGCAGCTGATAAAGTTCAAAATATTACCTGGACTGGAATCAATATAGCTGGAAAAACAGGATTGTCATTTAAAGGTTTATTTGCTGCAAATAGTGGACATGACTGGCAAAATATAACAGATTTTCCTACTTCATATGACTTTTTAGAAATTGAATATAGGATTGATGGCGGTTCATGGACATTATTAGGAGGAATATATCCTGAACAAGCCCCTACTAACGGATTTACACAAAAACGACTAAGAGTAGACACAGATGGAAATAAATTAGGGGATGGTGCAGTTTTGTCAAGAACTTTTCAAGATATTGAATGGAACATTACTGGAGCTGGAGCTTTATTAGATCTTCGTTTCCGCGTAAGTGCTGATGCCACTGGAACTCAAGAATTTGCTATAGACAATTTTCGCATTATAGAAGCACCTACAGTCGTACTGCCAACAGTGACTACAACTGCAGCGATTGGAATAGGGGCTTTAAAAGCAACATTGGGAGGAAATGTTAGTGCTGATGGAGGTGCTCCTGTAACAGAAAGAGGAATTGTTTGGGCAACAACCAGCAATCCTACAACTTCAAATAACAAAATTATAAACGGAACTGGAACAGGAATTTTTAGTGCAGTTATTCCTTCATTGCCTCCAGGAACACTTGTACATTTTAGAGCATATGCCATTAATTCCGCAGGAACAAATTATGGTTCAGATTTAACATTTACTACGAATGGCGCTTTATCAGCGACTACAGCTCAAACAAATATTGCCTGTAATGGAGGGGCTACTGGAGTCGCAAGCGTAACAGCCTCTAGTGGAGTGGCACCTTATACCTATTCCTGGTCACCTTCAGGAGGAACAGCTGCTACAGCAACTGGTCTTATTGCAGGAAACTATACTATAACAATAACAGATGGCGAATTAACACAAATTACAAAGAACTTTACCATTACACAACCAACAGCAATAACCACATCAGGGTCACAAATCAATGTATCATGCAACGGAGGAACTAACGGAACTGCTTCTGTAATTGCTTCAGGTGGTGCTGGTGGATATACCTATTCATGGTCACCTTCAGGTGGAACAGCTGCTACAGCAACCGGACTTGCACCAGGAAACTATACCGTAACCATAACGGATGCTAATGCATGTACGGCAACACGCAACTTTACAATTACACAACCAACGGCAATCACTACAACTGGGTCTCAGACCAATGTATCATGCAACGGAGGAACTAACGGAACTGCTTCTGTAATTGCTTCAGGTGGAGCTGGTGCATATACCTATTCATGGTCACCTTCAGGTGGAACAGCTGCTACAGCAACCGGACTTGCACCAGGAAACTATACCGTAACCATAACGGATGCTAATGCATGTACGGCAACACGCAACTTTACAATTACACAACCAACGGCAATCACTACAACTGGGTCTCAGACCAATGTATCATGCAACGGAGGAACTAACGGAACTGCTTCTGTAATTGCTTCAGGTGGAGCTGGTGCATATACCTATTCATGGTCACCTTCAGGTGGAACAGCTGCTACAGCAACCGGACTTGCACCAGGAAACTATACCGTAACAATAACGGATGCTAATGCATGTACTGCAACACGCAACTTTACAATTACACAGCCAACGGCAATCACTACAACTGGGTCTCAGACCAATGTATCATGTAACGGAGGAACTAACGGAACTGCTTCTGTAACTGCTTCAGGTGGAGCTGGTGCATATACCTATTCATGGTCACCTTCAGGTGGAACAGCTTCTACAGCAACCGGACTTGCACCAGGAAACTATACCGTAACCATAACGGATGCTAATGCATGTACGGCAACACGCAACTTTACAATTACACAACCAACGGCAATCACTACAACTGGGTCTCAGACCAATGTATCATGTAACGGAGGAACTAACGGAACTGCTTCTGTAACTGCTTCAGGTGGAGCTGGTGCATATACCTATTCATGGTCACCTTCAGGAGGAACAGCTGCTACAGCAACCGGACTTGCACCAGGAAACTATACCGTAACAATAACGGATGCTAATGCATGTACGGCAACACGCAACTTTACAATTACACAACCAACGGCAATCACTACAACTGGGTCTCAGACCAATGTATCATGTAACGGAGGAACTAACGGAACTGCTTCTGTAATTGCTTCAGGTGGTGCTGGTGCATATACCTATTCATGGTCACCTTCAGGTGGAACAGCTGCTACAGCAACCGGACTTGCACCAGGAAACTATACCGTAACAATAACGGATGCTAATGCATGTACTGCAACACGCAACTTTACAATTACACAGCCAACGGCAATCACTACAACTGGGTCTCAGACCAATGTATCATGCAACGGAGGAACTAACGGAACTGCTTCTGTAATTGCTTCAGGTGGTGCTGGTGCATATACCTATTCCTGGTCACCTTCAGGTGGAACAGCTGCTACAGCAACTGGACTTGCACCAGGAAACTATACCGTAACAATAACGGATGCTAATGCATGTACTGCAACACGCAACTTTACAATTACACAGCCAACGGCAATCACTACAACTGGGTCTCAGACCAATGTATCATGTAACGGAGGAACTAACGGAACTGCTTCTGTAACTGCTTCAGGTGGAGCTGGTGCATATACCTATTCATGGTCACCTTCAGGTGGAACAGCTGCTACAGCAACCGGACTTGCACCAGGAAACTATACCGTAACAATAACGGATGCTAATGCATGTACTGCAACACGCAACTTTACAATTACACAGCCAACGGCAATCACTACAACTGGGTCTCAGACCAATGTATCATGCAACGGAGGAACTAACGGAACTGCTTCTGTAACTGCTTCAGGTGGAGCTGGTGCATATACCTATTCATGGTCACCTTTAGGAGGAACAGCTGCTACAGCAACCGGACTTGCACCAGGAAACTATACCGTAACCATAACGGATGCTAATGCATGTACGGCAACACGCAACTTTACAATTACACAACCAACGGCAATCACTACAACTGGGTCTCAGACCAATGTATCATGCAACGGAGGAACTAACGGAACTGCTTCTGTAATTGCTTCAGGTGGTGCTGGTGGATATACCTATTCATGGTCACCTTCAGGAGGAACAGCTGCTACAGCAACCGGACTTGCACCAGGAAACTATACCGTAACAATAACGGATGCTAATGCATGTACTGCAACACGCAACTTTACAATTACACAGCCAACGGCAATCACTACAACTGGGTCTCAGACCAATGTATCATGTAACGGAGGAACTAACGGAACTGCTTCTGTAATTGCTTCAGGTGGTGCTGGTGGATATACCTATTCCTGGTCACCTTCAGGTGGAACAGCTGCTACAGCAACCGGACTTGCACCAGGAAACTATACCGTAACCATAACGGATGCTAATGCATGTACGGCAACACGCAACTTTACAATTACACATCCTACAGCTATTACAGCAACTACTTCACAAACCAATGTGTCATGTAATGGTGGATCGAACGGTTCGGCTTCTGTAACTGCTTCAGGTGGTACTGGTACATATACCTATTCATGGTCTCCTTTAGGAGGAACAGCTGCTACAGCAACCGGACTTGCCCCAGGAAACTATACCGTAACCATAACAGATGCTAATGCATGTACGGCAACACGAAATTTTACAATTACACAGCCGGCAGCTTTAGATTCTACAACTACACTTGTTGGAGCAACTATAACTGCTAATCAGTCAGCTGCCACATACCAGTGGATTCAATGTCCTGCTACAGTATTAGTTGGTGAGAATGGACAATCATTCACTCCAACTGCCATAGGTTCATATGCAGTTGTTGTAACTATAGGAACTTGCAGTGTTACATCAGCATGTGTACTTGTAAGCAGTTTATCTAATCCTAATGTTGAAGAAAAATCTAAATTTGTAATATATCCAAATCCAAACAATGGTATTGTAAACATACAAACTGATCACGATGCTGATTTAAATATTACAGATCAATTAGGACAAACTATTAAAACAGCAAAAGTTACATCTGATACAATTAACACCATTAACCTTGAAAATCAATCTGATGGAGTTTATTTTATTACAGAAAAGAAAGGCAGTAAATTAATTACTCATAAATTGATTCTGAAAAAATAATTCAAAAAGGTTTTATAAATTCTTTAAAATCAGAAAGGGAAAAATCAAATGATTTTTCCCTTTCTTTATATATAGTAGATTATTTAAACTTTAATTCAATCTTAAAACGGCACATCACTATCATCATCATCTTCATTCAGATTACTTCCAAAAGCTTCATTTGCAGACGGCAGATTTTTAGTGATATACTGATTATCATCATGATTCATTTTTGATGGCAGATCATCGTAACTCCCTGAAAAATCATCCAGGTTATCAAATTTACCAAGATGTCCTAAAAATTTTAATCGAATGTTTTCAATACCTCCATTACGGTGCTTAGCGATCATAATTTCTGCCTGGCCAGCTGTTGGCGATGCTTCATCATCATCCCATTCATCAATTTTGTAATATTCTGGTCGATATAAAAACGAAACAATATCGGCATCCTGCTCAATAGCTCCAGATTCACGAAGATCCGATAACAAAGGTCGTTTACTTGATCCACGCGTTTCTACAGCACGCGATAGCTGAGAAAGTGCAATTACAGGTACATTAAGTTCTTTTGCTAAAGCTTTTAAGTTTCGGGAAATTGTAGAAATTTCCTGCTCACGATTTCCTCCTCCTTTATTATTTCCTCCAGCAGTCATCAACTGCAAATAATCGATAATAATGATTTTAATACCGTGTTGCGAAGCTAAACGACGGCATTTTGCTCTTAAATCAAAAATAGAAAGCGATGGGGTATCATCTATGAACAAAGGCGCTTTTTCTAAATCTTTTACTTTGGTACTCAACATGGTCCACTCATGAGGTTCCAGTTTTCCAGTACGCAATTTCTCTGATGACAATCCTGTTTCAGAAGAAATCAACCTGGTAATCAACTGAACTGATGCCATCTCAAGAGAGAACAAAGCTACCCCGTGTCCGTATTGTATCGCAATATTTCTGGCCATAGAAAGTACAAATGCTGTTTTTCCCATTGCTGGTCTGGCCGCAATGATAATTAAATCACTAGGCTGCCATCCTGAAGTCAGCTTATCTAAATTCGTAAAACCAGTTTCAACACCACTTAATCCCTCCTTTTTAGAAATCTCTTCAATTTTCTTTTTAGCTTGTAAAACTAAACTCTGTGCTGTTTCAGAACTACGTTTGATATTTCCCTGAGTTACTTCATATAGTTTTGATTCGGCCTGGTCTAATAAATCAAAAACGTCTGTAGTTTCATCATACGATGCTTCGATAATTTCAGATGAAATACGAATTAAACTTCGTTGAATAAACTTCTGAAGAATGATACGGGAGTGAAATTCGATATGTGCAGAAGAAGCAATTTTTTGTGTCAGCTGAATCAAATAAAAGTCACCTCCGGCTAACTCTAATTTTCCATTCTTTTTTAATTGGCTGGAAACGGTAAGCAGGTCAATAGGCTGCGTTTCTGTGAAAAGCTGAATAATAGCTTCAAAAATATATTTATGTGCGTCTTTATAAAATGCATCAGGCTGTAAAATATCAATTACATCATCTACCCCTTTTTTATCAATCATCATTGCGCCAAGGACAGCCTCCTCTAAATCAAGCGCTTGTGGTGGTAGTTTTCCTTTTTCTAAATTAATTATGGTGGTTTTATCTACCTTTACAGGGTTTATATTTTTGAAATTTTCCATTTAGCGAAATTAGCGAAATTTAAAAAAACATTACTATCTAGTTATAAGTAATATTTGTTTATAAGTAAGTCTTTTTTGTTCATAACCAAAAAAAAATCCGAAACTGTAAGGCTTCGGATTTAATATCATTTAATATGAATTTATTCTTTATACTCGCCCATATTACTGTATTTGTCCATTCTCTGGGCAATTAAATCGGCTGTTGATAAATCTTTCAGTTCATTATATCCTTTTGTAATATATTCTGCTACAGTTTTAAAAGTAGTTTCCCTGTCGTAATGTGCCCCGCCAAGTGGTTCCGGAATAACATCATCCACTAATTTTTGCTTTTTCATATCAGATGAAGTTAACTTCAAAGCTTCTGCCGCACGCTCTTTATACTCCCAGCTTTTCCATAAAATTGAAGAACATGATTCAGGAGAAATCACAGAATACCAAGTATTCTCTAACATATAAACCCTGTCTCCAACACCTATTCCTAAAGCTCCTCCGGAAGCACCCTCTCCAACAATAATTGTAATAATTGGCACTTTCAGACGAACCATTTCAAAAATATTTCTGGCTATAGCTTCTCCCTGTCCTCTTTCTTCTGCTTCAAGTCCAGGATATGCGCCCGGGGTGTCAACCAAAGTTAAAACCGGAATTCCAAATTTCTCTGCCATTTTCATCAAACGTAAAGCCTTGCGGTATCCTTCGGGATTTGCCATACCAAAATTACGGTACTGACGCGTTTTTGTATTAAAACCTTTTTGCTGGCCCACAATCATAAACGACTGACCGTTTATTTTTCCTAATCCGCCAACCATTGCTTTATCATCTTTAAACCCACGATCTCCGTGAAGTTCTAAGAATGTATCTCCGCAGATTGCTCTGATATAATCTAAAGTATAAGGTCTGTTTGGATGCCTTGACAATTGTACACGCTGCCAGGCGGTAAGATTTTTATATATTTCTTTTTTAGTTTGCTCTAATTTTTTGTTGATTTCCTTACAGGTAGGTGTTACATCAACATCAGATTCTTTTCCAATTATAACACACTTTTCCAGCTGTTCTTCAAGTTCTTTGATTGGAAGCTCAAAATCTAAATATTCCATGGATTTTTGAATTTTGTTTTTAAATCGAACCGCAAATATAAAAATATTATATCATTGGTGTAAATAATTCACACTAAAGTATTAATACGTAATTTATAAATAAGTAAAAGATTACTTTTTTTTCTTGTTTTGAGAATGTTTGAAAACACCATTTAAAATAACCGTAATTACAATAATCAGCGCTCCAATATAAAATTCAACACTCATTTTTTCTTTTCCGCCAAGTATAAAATAAGCCAGTATAATTCCGTAAACAGGCTCTAAATTAGTAGTTAACATAACGGTATAAGGCGTTAAGCGCTGCATTACTTTTACAGAAGCTGTAAACGCATAAGCCGTACAAACCGAAGCTAAAATGAGCAATAAAGCCCAATTATTTAACGAGATCGTAAAAAAATCTACGCTAAATTTTCCCTGTATTAAAAAATAAAGAGAGATAAAGAAAACGCCAGCACCAAATTCATAAAATGTTATAAGCGAAGGCTCATGATCTGAGATTAATTTACCATTTAGTAAAGTAAATACAACTCCTAATATGATAGATGCCAATGCATAATAAACTCCTGTAAGATATTTTATTTCTACCTGTAGTATCAAAGCTAATCCAGCTATAATGATTAGTCCAAAAAAAACTTCGTACCACAATATTTTTCTTCCGTAGAAAAGCGGCTCTAACAATGAAGCAAAAAAAGCGCCTAATGAAAATATGGAAAGCGTAATCGAAACGTTTGAAACGTGAATAGCTTTAAAAAAGAATATCCAATGCAGAGCAATTAACAAGCCTACAAAAACCAACTTAAAAAGTTCCTTTACCGGAACGTGAAAAGATTGTTTTTTGTAAATAATAAAAGCACCTAAAAAAATTAAAGCCAACAACATTCTGTACCAAACCAGATTATCGGCATCAATAGTAATCAAAGCCCCAAGAATAGCCGTAAATCCCCATATAAAAACTATTAAATGAAGATTTAAATAGCTTTTTAAATTATCGTTTCGCATTGCGTAGTAAGTAAATTGCCAGAGCCCCGAAAACAATATTCGGAAACCACACAGCTAAAAAAGGTGAGAAAGTTGATTTTTCGGCAAG
The Flavobacterium flavigenum genome window above contains:
- a CDS encoding DMT family transporter, which produces MRNDNLKSYLNLHLIVFIWGFTAILGALITIDADNLVWYRMLLALIFLGAFIIYKKQSFHVPVKELFKLVFVGLLIALHWIFFFKAIHVSNVSITLSIFSLGAFFASLLEPLFYGRKILWYEVFFGLIIIAGLALILQVEIKYLTGVYYALASIILGVVFTLLNGKLISDHEPSLITFYEFGAGVFFISLYFLIQGKFSVDFFTISLNNWALLLILASVCTAYAFTASVKVMQRLTPYTVMLTTNLEPVYGIILAYFILGGKEKMSVEFYIGALIIVITVILNGVFKHSQNKKKK
- the dnaB gene encoding replicative DNA helicase — encoded protein: MENFKNINPVKVDKTTIINLEKGKLPPQALDLEEAVLGAMMIDKKGVDDVIDILQPDAFYKDAHKYIFEAIIQLFTETQPIDLLTVSSQLKKNGKLELAGGDFYLIQLTQKIASSAHIEFHSRIILQKFIQRSLIRISSEIIEASYDETTDVFDLLDQAESKLYEVTQGNIKRSSETAQSLVLQAKKKIEEISKKEGLSGVETGFTNLDKLTSGWQPSDLIIIAARPAMGKTAFVLSMARNIAIQYGHGVALFSLEMASVQLITRLISSETGLSSEKLRTGKLEPHEWTMLSTKVKDLEKAPLFIDDTPSLSIFDLRAKCRRLASQHGIKIIIIDYLQLMTAGGNNKGGGNREQEISTISRNLKALAKELNVPVIALSQLSRAVETRGSSKRPLLSDLRESGAIEQDADIVSFLYRPEYYKIDEWDDDEASPTAGQAEIMIAKHRNGGIENIRLKFLGHLGKFDNLDDFSGSYDDLPSKMNHDDNQYITKNLPSANEAFGSNLNEDDDDSDVPF
- a CDS encoding acetyl-CoA carboxylase carboxyltransferase subunit alpha yields the protein MEYLDFELPIKELEEQLEKCVIIGKESDVDVTPTCKEINKKLEQTKKEIYKNLTAWQRVQLSRHPNRPYTLDYIRAICGDTFLELHGDRGFKDDKAMVGGLGKINGQSFMIVGQQKGFNTKTRQYRNFGMANPEGYRKALRLMKMAEKFGIPVLTLVDTPGAYPGLEAEERGQGEAIARNIFEMVRLKVPIITIIVGEGASGGALGIGVGDRVYMLENTWYSVISPESCSSILWKSWEYKERAAEALKLTSSDMKKQKLVDDVIPEPLGGAHYDRETTFKTVAEYITKGYNELKDLSTADLIAQRMDKYSNMGEYKE